TGGAGTACCTTACGATGGTCGACCAGCTTTTGGTTAAACAAAAAGTCGAACTACTTGAAGCTTTCACCGGCTTCGAAACCAATAATAAATTCTCCATAAAAAATGCGCTCGGCCAAAAAGTCTATTACGCTGTAGAGGACAACGACTGCTGCACGCGTAATATGTGTGGCCCCGCACGTCCTTTTGATATGAAAGTTTTTGATAATTTCCGTAATGAAGTCATCCATATGTATCGCCCATTAGCCTGCTCGGCATGTTGTTTTCCCTGTTGCCTACAAACAATGGAAGTATCCGCACCGCCGGGCAATGTAATTGGCACCATCGAGCAAGAATGGTCCATTTGTTCGCCATCATTTCGTATTAAAAATCATATTGGCGATACTGTGTTACGCATCGAAGGACCTATTTGCACGTTTTCAATGTGCGGCGATGTGGAATTTaaggtaaaaattaaaattttcgatttgCTGGTAACATTCAttattattcaatataaaaattttcattaacattATAGGTGGTTTCTTTAACCGGCGAGGCTGTGGGGAAGATTTCAAAACAATGGTCTGGTTTAGCGCGCGAAATATTCACCGATGCAGATTTCTTTGGTATTACCTTTCCGATGGACTTGGATGTGCGCATGAAGGCTGTGCTTTTGGGTGCCACTTTCCTTATTGTAAGTATTCGTTTGCTTTTCGGTTGGACCCGATTACTAGAGCATACCAATttcatatttgtgtatatacatatatattatacggAATAGCGATATAGCGTTAAGTTTTATCGTTTGAAACTGATAAATCGTGTGCGTCGAAGAATTTGAGAACtgaggtaaaataaaaaaaacaattaattattagAAAATGTATAAACAGTAGTTGGCTAATAAATGTAcgtgtgtatttatttatgtgtatataccTCTATATGAATAAATGTTACAACTATTAGTTGCTTGCAGACAGAGTATTCAGCTAGCATCCAATATGCTTATTCcaaatatatagttttattatacatacataaatataaatattttcgtcgAAACTTGAATTACTGCTtattcataattaaaataaaacattttgtttacttatttcagGATGCCATGTTCTTTGAAAAGCAAGCAAATAATGAAACCGACCGTCCGGGCATGTTCTAAACAATAcggctttaaaaaataaaaaatgaaaaagtttaaaacaatCAAACCATACACGCCATTTGGTGTTCTttgatattaaatttgaaacttatctcaataatattttattcgaatgtaaaaaatacaaatttttggataTAATATGACGTACTAGTCACCTTTAAaccaaagtaaaaacaaaaagtgaattaaaaaataatatatttctaaacTACAGCGAacatatgaatttaaaaaaaaaacgtttttgttGTCAATTGAATTGCTTTCATCGCTTCTAAAGTgtgatataattatttatatatgcattttatataaatagaattctttagtaaaaagtttaatgtatgtatatactcattaAAAATTCATGTACAATAACTGTAAAGAGTGTGGATAGGCAAAGTACTTgaattgtacaatttttttactgttatttttataaatgttctgttttttataaataaatgattataaTCAAATACGTGTTGCCTTAtcgccatatatgtatgtgtgtacaaatgtacatatactatgtatgtatttatataaatatatctatatatatgtatgaatcttgtatttattaaattgctGTGAAATTGTACCAAAAAACTGAAAGAACAGCTTAAATAAATGTCCACCACaataattaataacaatttttgtttggtgCAGCGTTTCATTgtctgaaaataataacaacaacggtACTATTTTAACACATATCTATGtcaataaaatagttttatagcTGGGAAAGAATCTATAAGTAACCAAGATAGCCCAGGAATACATCCATTGCGCCAAAATAATGCATCATATTTTTAGGATGAGTATAGTTTCTATGGCAATATTtgagggggtattctactctagaaatcaaattttgggcagttttttgaattttatttaaaaaaaaaaaccaaaaatatttttactatccatttttttatggtgtttttattaatatcttaagaatacagaaaaaaaaatttaaaaaaaaatattaaaaattaaaataattagagtggggtgggagagacaggtgtaaaaaaatggcgtATCCTGGTggcattgatcctgactctcctggtggtctgaaaaaaaatcaaaaaaaattcttaatcagtaaggatgctgttatagtccctacctcagggaacacgaaaaaaatggcgactgcctgaaaataaaaatcattttttacgcttttttttttgaaattcctgatttttttttaatattaaaaacaaaggattaaggattatatacaGATAAAGggtaaaggattatataaagaaggttcacacaatattttaagtatatcggttgtatagaacttgagataatgccggtaccgtgtgggaaaaagtagtagtagtagtcactaaagtaactgtagctcttaaaataattttaatttttaaaaatcctttggaggatttgttcttaattttccaaaattctagagtagaatacccccttaataaattttccaagcctaaagaaaaaataatttaattatttttttcaaggtATGAAATGTTTCTCGtttaatttgaattgaattaaaagtattttaattgGATCTTACAATGTTTCTGTGGATTGGAGTACGCATGTGTTTTATAATGACTCATAGCAATGGCGGTACTCAAATTAACTGGATTATTTGAGGACCTAACATCAATAATATGCTATTGATTAATATCTATGCTTTTCtataagtattaaaataaagCATACATTTAAGCGCAAATGTAAAAGCACTGTTTAGCGACTTAACAGACCCTGTTAGTTTGTagaatctgaaattttattcTCATCTAAAGAAAAGTCTACAAGGGTTTGTGGTGTATGATGAATAGGTTTTAGGTGATTTGTGAACATAGTGTGGTTTGTTAGCGTAAgttctcaattatttttttataggaCATCAAGTTTGCTGTATATTgcgtaaaaaattgtataattcttaagggggtattctggtcttggattttgcaaaaatcgattttttttgcatattttgaaaatcaaaattttcaaaaatataaccttggaaggatttttcaaaattcgacttattttcggagatacagccgattttgtgGCGTGGCGTCAgtgttcactagaattgtctcctaaactttaaacgcgtttttctcgaaattactttttttgaggtggttgacaagatatctcaagttcttttttttttggaaaatggtcaacccgataacgacatccttactaatggagaatcttcttgttttttgtgttttagatctctacaagggttgaaatcacgtcaaccaGGACGCACCGTTTTTTTGAAGCCCCCACTTCACCGGCCCGTATCTCGAcgagttttggtttttttcttgcattttttttatattaataaaatgttaataaaagacatataaaaaatggacagaaaaaatttttttcattttttttatcttagtttaaaaaatgcctaaaattcatgcatctagaccagaatacccccttaagacAATAAACTATAATCTAATATAATCTCTTTATGTTGCTGACAGATGATTCTGTTTCAAACACGATTTGGTATGAATGAATTCGACGGCTTTGCATGTTTTGAGTCCCATAACTATACCTTTTTTTGCGTTAGTAATGGCCCATCGTCCATTTGCTatctaacatatgtatgtacatatgttgaaaATGGTATTTCTTTGTCTCTTCCCAAAGCACTATCAGCTGACGTTTAGAGAATACGGTTAAGAAGgtctatttcaaaatataaaaaaattcaaactgtCAGCTCTGAGTATTTTTGGTTTAAAGATAGTAGAAATTTTTAGGATCAATTAACCAGGCCATGTTAGTTTCATGGATACTTCACTGCTTACAGAACATAAGACATCGGAAGGCTTCAAGCGtacataacaaataaaaaaactttaatttcgaCCGAAGATATCTTGTCATCTAAAGAAGTTTTCCACACGAGGACTGCATTTTGTTCGATCAGCTAGTATGGCGCTATATCCTATAttcatcatttatatgtatatattctttttAAAGTCTCCAACGTTTTCTTTCGAGTGTTTCAAACCTCGTGCAAACTCATTATCTCCCGTTCAGTGCGGAAAAGTCAAAAGTAGGtgtaatatactttttttaaatgccTTAGTATCTTGATCTTTCTAAATAAAATCGCTCCTTTCTGTCACTTTGATTTGACTTTTTTGCAAATTCCTCTCACAATTACTCACAAGCGGTGATTGAACCACGCTAGGTGTGAGGCTATTAACTTGAAatcatttgtaaacaaaaacttcTCAATATATTGCTACCATTGTAATTGAAAACCCTTCCAAAAACCAGCAACCATGACGTCAGCGGAGCAGTTGGCCAATTCGCTGAGAACTAGAAGCGGAATTTTAGTTTATAACGGACTTGCACACaagaaattctttaaaaatctaCCTCTTATCATCTATTGAATTATTATAGGTAATTATAATGAATAATGAATTATTGTAAGTAATCATCTATCAGGTACCGCCgaaatttcttttctttgttgtcgatcataatttttatttttattttttttttagttttaaccgCTCTCTATAGACGCTAAATAtaatacaaagaaataaaaaacaaaagcgaaGAAGTTGAAAAAGCGCAAATTTGTAGTTGTGAATTCACTTTCTTGCACTCACTGGAGCTAACGTCATCATAGACGCCAAACGCACTCAACCAATCAAAGACGCTAATAAAAATTACCAACAATGCAATGCATTAGTTGTAATAAGAAGCGATGTATGGTATAGTGTTTCAGCCGGAGAAAGCAGTTCGCTCTTGCATGTCTCTGGCGTGGTTAGTGTTCGCGCGTTACTCGACGTCTTACTTTACATCAGCTTGCTACTGTCGCCTTATTACGGAAATGACATTGATGACAGTTCTGCACAAACATTGCCAAATATCGGAAGCATTGTAACGCATCACGTCGCGTAACAGCTGCCTGTGATTGcttataacatttttaattgatttttccaACCATTTTCTCAATTTCGCTAATTATGAATCGGATGAATACAATTTGTGAAGTAATAGTGTGACGAAACATACAACCGAATTGATTAGTGAGTGATAAGTGTCACGTGGAAAGTGCTGCCGACGCCTAAAAGCATTGAAAATTGTTTCTGTAATAATATGCACATGTTTTCAGTGCAAGTGTAGCAAAATATATTAAGCTAATTGAGTGCAAGTGCATAGGGGCAACGGAAATTAAATCAATTGGCCTAAGCACGCGGCTTCGAATGTGGCTGCAATATGTTCCTGATCTCGACGATTGTCCATTACGTGGTGGCACTTtacaaaatcttcaaaaaattcatgtgagttgtgaaaaaataaaataaatttcaataaaaatattaaatttattataatactcaatataaatgtgtgtgtgtaggtttCTTCGATAAGTTTTCAGCTTTCATCGTTTGATTTTGACA
This genomic stretch from Bactrocera dorsalis isolate Fly_Bdor chromosome 5, ASM2337382v1, whole genome shotgun sequence harbors:
- the LOC105225035 gene encoding phospholipid scramblase 2 isoform X3, which encodes MCESRTVKNLYASTVELHGPAAASQNVPNTGNSNSNGIVDVGANVLRIIWHSLYEKYDYLRRRSGHLKVIVERETNKPLAKKFRRSLRFNKSAKQKGYEFFLSDEDKSIPAGIPNCPRGLEYLTMVDQLLVKQKVELLEAFTGFETNNKFSIKNALGQKVYYAVEDNDCCTRNMCGPARPFDMKVFDNFRNEVIHMYRPLACSACCFPCCLQTMEVSAPPGNVIGTIEQEWSICSPSFRIKNHIGDTVLRIEGPICTFSMCGDVEFKVVSLTGEAVGKISKQWSGLAREIFTDADFFGITFPMDLDVRMKAVLLGATFLIDAMFFEKQANNETDRPGMF
- the LOC105225035 gene encoding phospholipid scramblase 1 isoform X2; the encoded protein is MRIRGDWMSIPAGIPNCPRGLEYLTMVDQLLVKQKVELLEAFTGFETNNKFSIKNALGQKVYYAVEDNDCCTRNMCGPARPFDMKVFDNFRNEVIHMYRPLACSACCFPCCLQTMEVSAPPGNVIGTIEQEWSICSPSFRIKNHIGDTVLRIEGPICTFSMCGDVEFKVVSLTGEAVGKISKQWSGLAREIFTDADFFGITFPMDLDVRMKAVLLGATFLIDAMFFEKQANNETDRPGMF
- the LOC105225035 gene encoding phospholipid scramblase 2 isoform X1, which produces MSMPMSNINKGGYVPPGFGAGYPPEGNVPNMPQAEGYQPSAPGAYGFVPGQPQSGYTPVPQMPPYGEAPPNYGGQQSQYGGQQPPYGGQQPPYGGQQPSYGGQQPPYGGMPNPQPQFNGGGGFQPGPGYGPQGPIVTQPGMPPPAQPMGPPGQPMGPAGDWMSIPAGIPNCPRGLEYLTMVDQLLVKQKVELLEAFTGFETNNKFSIKNALGQKVYYAVEDNDCCTRNMCGPARPFDMKVFDNFRNEVIHMYRPLACSACCFPCCLQTMEVSAPPGNVIGTIEQEWSICSPSFRIKNHIGDTVLRIEGPICTFSMCGDVEFKVVSLTGEAVGKISKQWSGLAREIFTDADFFGITFPMDLDVRMKAVLLGATFLIDAMFFEKQANNETDRPGMF